A stretch of Flavobacterium sp. N2270 DNA encodes these proteins:
- a CDS encoding DUF1569 domain-containing protein, with protein sequence MKSIYNSNDNQELVNRINQINSESKPLWGKMSADQMCEHCLLTSNVAFGKQELKINFLMKLVGKMMKNKVFNSEFKKNSPTAPEFIVKNSVDLDKSKTELIKNIQLLQDGQKNITVMNHPFWGKMTYEDWDKLMYNHMDHHLKQFGV encoded by the coding sequence ATGAAAAGCATCTACAATTCAAATGATAATCAAGAACTTGTAAATAGAATTAACCAAATTAATTCAGAATCAAAACCACTTTGGGGAAAAATGTCGGCTGACCAAATGTGCGAACATTGTCTTTTAACTTCTAACGTAGCTTTTGGAAAACAAGAACTAAAAATCAATTTTTTAATGAAATTGGTTGGAAAAATGATGAAAAACAAAGTTTTCAATTCAGAATTTAAAAAAAACAGCCCAACTGCACCTGAGTTTATTGTCAAAAATTCAGTTGATTTAGATAAGTCAAAAACTGAACTGATTAAAAACATTCAATTATTACAAGACGGTCAAAAAAACATAACGGTAATGAATCATCCTTTTTGGGGAAAAATGACTTACGAAGATTGGGACAAATTGATGTACAATCATATGGATCATCATTTAAAGCAATTTGGAGTTTAA
- the rplS gene encoding 50S ribosomal protein L19, protein MANLVDFVNNEFVEKKDLPVFAAGDTITVYYEIKEGEKTRTQFFKGVVIQRRGTGATETFTIRKMSGAIGVERIFPINLPAIQKIELNQRGKVRRARIFYFRELTGKKAKIKERRYKN, encoded by the coding sequence ATGGCAAATTTAGTAGATTTCGTAAATAACGAATTCGTAGAAAAAAAAGACTTACCTGTTTTCGCAGCTGGTGATACAATTACTGTATACTACGAAATTAAAGAGGGTGAAAAAACAAGAACTCAGTTTTTTAAGGGTGTAGTAATCCAAAGAAGAGGTACTGGTGCAACAGAAACTTTTACTATTCGTAAAATGTCAGGTGCTATAGGAGTTGAGCGTATCTTCCCTATTAACTTACCAGCTATTCAAAAAATTGAATTAAACCAAAGAGGTAAAGTTCGTAGAGCTCGTATTTTCTACTTTAGAGAACTTACTGGTAAAAAAGCAAAAATTAAAGAAAGAAGATATAAAAACTAA
- a CDS encoding Glu/Leu/Phe/Val family dehydrogenase codes for MTSELVQANELHKVDPVFGQVSFDGHEQVVFCNDKDTGLKAIIGIHNTVLGPALGGTRMWNYTNEWEALNDVLRLSRGMSYKNSISGLNLGGGKAVIIGDAKTQKTPELMTRFGQFVDSLSGKYITAEDVGMETKDMDIVSEVTKHVAGISVEKGGSGNPSPVTAYGVFVGMKAAAKYQFGSDNLEGKKVLVQGIGHVGEVLVQHLTESGAIVTIADLNQDRLNEVGSKYGAKIYTGSDLYSADVDIYAPCALGATINDETINRIQAKIIAGAANNQLANEVTHGKLLKEKGILYAPDFLINAGGVINVYSELVKWTNAQVMEKTENIYNTALEIFKFADDNNITTHQAAFSIAQKRIDDRKKEIQNK; via the coding sequence ATGACATCAGAATTAGTACAAGCAAACGAATTGCATAAAGTTGATCCTGTTTTTGGTCAAGTTTCATTTGACGGACACGAACAAGTTGTTTTTTGTAACGACAAAGATACAGGTTTAAAAGCAATAATTGGTATTCATAACACAGTTTTAGGCCCAGCTCTTGGTGGAACTAGAATGTGGAATTACACAAACGAATGGGAAGCCTTAAACGACGTATTACGTTTGTCTAGAGGTATGTCTTATAAAAACTCTATTTCAGGTTTAAATTTAGGTGGAGGTAAGGCTGTTATCATTGGTGATGCTAAGACACAAAAAACACCTGAATTAATGACTCGTTTTGGACAGTTTGTTGATTCATTATCTGGAAAATACATTACTGCTGAAGATGTGGGAATGGAAACAAAAGATATGGATATTGTTAGCGAAGTTACAAAACACGTAGCTGGAATATCAGTTGAAAAAGGAGGTTCAGGTAATCCTTCTCCAGTAACCGCTTATGGTGTTTTTGTAGGGATGAAAGCAGCAGCTAAATATCAATTTGGTTCAGACAATTTAGAAGGTAAAAAAGTATTAGTACAAGGAATTGGTCACGTTGGTGAAGTGTTGGTTCAGCATTTAACTGAAAGTGGCGCAATTGTAACTATTGCTGATCTTAATCAAGATAGATTAAATGAAGTTGGATCTAAATATGGAGCTAAAATTTATACAGGTTCAGATTTATATTCAGCAGATGTTGATATTTACGCTCCTTGTGCTTTAGGTGCAACTATTAACGATGAAACAATTAATAGAATTCAAGCTAAAATTATTGCAGGAGCTGCAAATAACCAATTGGCAAATGAAGTAACTCATGGTAAATTATTAAAGGAAAAAGGAATTTTATATGCACCTGATTTCTTAATTAATGCTGGAGGTGTAATTAATGTTTACTCTGAATTAGTAAAATGGACTAATGCTCAAGTAATGGAAAAAACAGAAAACATCTATAATACAGCTTTAGAGATTTTCAAATTTGCTGATGATAATAATATTACAACTCACCAAGCTGCTTTTTCAATTGCTCAAAAAAGAATTGACGATAGAAAAAAAGAAATTCAGAATAAATAA
- a CDS encoding tRNA-binding protein produces MKVEINWTDFEKVEMRVGTIIEVNDFPEARNPAYQLKIDFGTEIGVLKSSAQITKRYAKEDLFNKQIVAVVNFPKKQIGKFMSECLVLGAMGNENDIVLLSPHFKVENGLRIG; encoded by the coding sequence ATGAAAGTTGAAATAAATTGGACTGATTTTGAAAAAGTTGAAATGCGTGTTGGAACCATTATAGAGGTCAATGATTTTCCTGAAGCGAGAAATCCTGCCTATCAATTAAAAATTGATTTTGGTACAGAAATAGGTGTTTTAAAATCATCTGCACAAATTACCAAACGTTATGCTAAAGAAGATTTATTCAATAAGCAAATTGTAGCGGTTGTAAATTTTCCAAAGAAACAAATAGGGAAATTTATGAGTGAGTGTTTAGTTCTTGGCGCAATGGGTAATGAAAATGACATTGTGTTGCTTTCGCCTCATTTTAAAGTGGAAAACGGATTAAGAATTGGATAA
- a CDS encoding peptidylprolyl isomerase encodes MQDGIYAKFNTPKGSILVKLTHDKTPGTVGNFVGLAEGQLENTAKPMGTPYYNGLKFHRVIPDFMIQGGCPQGTGTGDAGYKFDDEFHPELKHDRPGVLSMANAGPGTNGSQFFITHIPTDWLDGKHTVFGHVVEGQDVVDAVAQGDAIESIEIVRVGAEAEKWNAIEAFRTFEGSREKRLAEQKKQAAEALEKLAAGFDTTESGLRYKMIQKGAGKQAEKGKTVSVHYQGALENGQVFDSSYKRKQPIDFKLGAGQVIEGWDEGIALLQVGDKARFVIPSYLGYGSRGAGGVIPPDATLVFDVELMDVK; translated from the coding sequence ATGCAAGACGGAATTTACGCAAAATTTAATACGCCAAAAGGAAGTATTTTAGTGAAATTAACGCACGATAAAACTCCAGGAACTGTTGGTAACTTTGTTGGTTTAGCTGAAGGACAATTGGAAAACACTGCAAAACCAATGGGAACACCTTATTATAACGGATTGAAATTTCACCGTGTTATTCCAGATTTTATGATACAAGGTGGTTGCCCACAAGGAACAGGAACAGGTGATGCAGGTTATAAATTTGACGATGAATTTCACCCTGAATTAAAACACGATAGACCAGGAGTATTGTCTATGGCAAATGCTGGTCCTGGAACTAATGGTTCTCAATTTTTTATTACACATATACCAACAGATTGGTTAGATGGTAAGCATACTGTTTTTGGTCATGTTGTTGAAGGACAGGATGTTGTTGATGCGGTTGCTCAAGGCGATGCAATTGAATCAATCGAAATTGTAAGAGTAGGAGCAGAAGCTGAAAAATGGAATGCTATTGAAGCATTTAGAACTTTTGAAGGTTCTCGTGAAAAAAGGTTAGCAGAGCAAAAAAAGCAAGCAGCAGAAGCTTTAGAGAAATTAGCAGCTGGTTTTGATACTACAGAAAGTGGTTTACGTTATAAAATGATTCAAAAAGGTGCTGGTAAACAAGCAGAAAAAGGGAAAACAGTTTCTGTACATTACCAAGGTGCTTTAGAAAACGGACAGGTGTTTGATTCTTCATACAAAAGAAAACAACCTATTGATTTTAAATTAGGTGCAGGACAAGTTATTGAAGGTTGGGACGAAGGTATTGCCTTGTTACAAGTTGGAGATAAAGCTCGTTTTGTGATTCCATCATATTTAGGGTATGGTTCTAGAGGTGCTGGAGGAGTTATTCCACCAGATGCGACTTTAGTTTTTGACGTTGAATTAATGGATGTTAAATAA
- a CDS encoding 3-ketoacyl-ACP reductase, with the protein MENLKGKKAIITGGSRGLGKATALAFAKEGIDVAITGRNEKNLQETVEELKALGVNATYALFNIGNYEEVQNGIKQIISKFGSVDILVNNAGVAAFGALNDMKVDQWSEIIQTNVMGMYFVTKEVLPYLIEKNEGDIFNISSTAGLTGNANTSAYSASKFAVIGMSESLMKEVRKNNIRVCTLTPSTIASDMSIELGIANKNSEDSVLQPDDFAELIVAGLKLPRRAMLKAASLWSTNP; encoded by the coding sequence ATGGAAAATTTAAAAGGTAAAAAGGCAATTATTACAGGAGGAAGCAGAGGTTTAGGAAAAGCTACTGCCCTTGCCTTTGCTAAAGAAGGGATTGATGTTGCTATTACCGGAAGAAATGAAAAGAATTTACAAGAAACTGTTGAAGAATTAAAAGCATTAGGTGTAAATGCTACATACGCTCTGTTTAATATAGGGAATTATGAAGAAGTCCAGAATGGAATAAAACAAATTATCAGTAAATTTGGAAGTGTAGATATTTTGGTAAACAATGCTGGTGTTGCAGCTTTTGGTGCTTTAAATGATATGAAAGTAGATCAATGGTCAGAAATCATTCAAACCAATGTAATGGGAATGTATTTTGTAACCAAAGAAGTATTACCTTATTTAATAGAAAAAAATGAAGGAGATATTTTTAATATTTCTTCAACTGCTGGATTAACCGGAAATGCTAATACTTCTGCTTATTCAGCTTCGAAATTCGCAGTAATTGGAATGTCAGAATCATTAATGAAAGAAGTACGTAAAAACAACATTAGAGTTTGTACTTTAACACCAAGTACAATCGCATCTGACATGTCAATTGAATTAGGAATTGCTAATAAAAATTCAGAAGACTCAGTATTACAACCAGATGATTTTGCAGAATTAATAGTTGCTGGATTAAAATTACCAAGAAGAGCGATGTTAAAAGCAGCTTCCCTTTGGTCAACAAATCCATAA
- a CDS encoding class I SAM-dependent methyltransferase: MSIDNYKNVNKQTWNNKVDIHVASDFYNVSDFLSGKNSVPKNDLELLGDIKGKSILHLQCHFGQDTLSLARLGAKCTGVDLSDKAIEKAQQLNEELNLDAKFICCDVYESPNHLDEKFDIVYTSYGTIGWLPDLDEWAKVISHFLKPNGKLVFVEFHPVVWMFDDDFTKIKYHYHNEKPILEEYIGTYADQNADIKTDYIGWNHSLSEVFQSLMNNDLQIEYFEEYDYSNYNCFNETIEFETNKFRIKHLENKIPMMYSLTAIKK; this comes from the coding sequence ATGAGTATCGATAATTATAAAAATGTAAATAAACAGACATGGAATAATAAAGTCGATATTCATGTAGCTTCTGATTTTTATAATGTTTCCGATTTCCTTTCGGGAAAAAACTCCGTTCCAAAAAATGATTTAGAACTTTTAGGAGATATAAAAGGAAAGAGCATTTTACATTTACAATGCCATTTTGGACAAGACACGCTTTCCTTAGCAAGACTTGGAGCCAAATGCACAGGAGTTGATTTATCCGATAAAGCCATAGAAAAAGCACAACAATTAAATGAAGAACTTAATTTAGATGCCAAATTCATTTGTTGTGATGTTTATGAAAGTCCTAATCATTTAGATGAAAAGTTCGATATTGTTTACACCAGTTATGGAACCATTGGTTGGTTACCCGATTTAGATGAATGGGCAAAAGTCATTTCACATTTCTTAAAACCAAATGGAAAATTAGTTTTTGTAGAATTTCACCCAGTAGTTTGGATGTTTGATGATGATTTTACCAAAATTAAATACCATTATCATAACGAAAAACCAATCTTAGAAGAATACATAGGAACTTATGCAGATCAAAATGCAGACATAAAAACAGATTACATTGGTTGGAATCATTCCCTTTCAGAAGTTTTTCAGTCTTTAATGAATAATGATTTACAAATTGAATATTTTGAAGAATATGATTATTCCAATTACAATTGTTTTAATGAAACCATAGAGTTCGAAACCAATAAATTCAGAATAAAGCATTTGGAAAATAAAATTCCGATGATGTATAGTTTAACAGCAATCAAAAAATAA
- a CDS encoding PUR family DNA/RNA-binding protein: MNEKEMLDKEDIFSKVLRAGRRTYFFDVRATKADDYYITITESKKFTEEDGSYHFKKHKIYLYKEDFAAFQEILDEMTSFVVDHKGEEVISERHQKDFKKEVYENEATENVSTSNFTDISFDDI, encoded by the coding sequence ATGAATGAAAAAGAAATGTTAGATAAAGAAGATATCTTTTCTAAAGTATTAAGGGCAGGAAGAAGAACTTATTTTTTTGATGTTAGAGCTACTAAGGCTGATGATTATTACATAACTATTACTGAAAGTAAAAAGTTTACTGAAGAAGACGGTTCTTATCATTTTAAAAAGCATAAAATTTACTTATACAAGGAAGATTTTGCTGCTTTTCAAGAAATTTTAGACGAAATGACTTCATTTGTTGTAGATCATAAAGGAGAAGAAGTAATTTCTGAAAGACACCAAAAAGACTTCAAAAAAGAAGTATATGAAAATGAAGCTACTGAAAACGTTTCAACAAGCAATTTTACTGACATTAGTTTTGACGATATTTAA
- a CDS encoding thioredoxin family protein → MAQTPSNMLPLGTKAPDFLLPASNFNTNFNFEECKGHKGTLVMFICNHCPFVVHVIDEIVMIANDYRVQGIGVVAISSNDIINYPQDAPDKMADFALENKIEFPYLYDETQEVAKAYDAACTPDFYLFDSQDKLVYRGQMDDSRPANAIPVSGSDLRNAIDAVLYNRKIVEPQKPSIGCNIKWK, encoded by the coding sequence ATGGCTCAAACTCCTTCAAATATGTTGCCTCTTGGTACAAAAGCTCCCGATTTTTTATTACCAGCATCTAATTTTAATACCAATTTTAATTTTGAAGAATGCAAAGGACATAAAGGAACTTTGGTCATGTTTATTTGCAATCATTGTCCGTTTGTGGTTCATGTAATTGATGAAATTGTTATGATTGCTAACGATTATAGAGTTCAAGGAATAGGAGTAGTTGCCATTTCAAGTAATGATATTATTAACTATCCGCAAGATGCTCCAGATAAAATGGCTGATTTTGCTTTAGAAAACAAAATAGAATTTCCTTATTTATACGATGAAACTCAAGAAGTAGCAAAAGCATATGATGCTGCTTGTACACCCGATTTTTATTTATTTGACAGTCAGGATAAATTGGTTTATCGCGGACAAATGGACGATTCAAGACCTGCAAACGCAATTCCTGTTAGTGGAAGCGATTTACGAAATGCAATTGATGCTGTGCTTTACAACCGTAAAATAGTAGAACCACAAAAACCAAGTATAGGTTGTAATATTAAGTGGAAATAA
- a CDS encoding c-type cytochrome, producing MKKYILIGILGLIFVACTAKKAVVVEEVVDMTNFTPELVQGKTIYEAKCGKCHDLPRPAAYTKDKWTPIMNSMAKKAKISDEDRELVYNYVTMNL from the coding sequence ATGAAAAAATATATTTTAATTGGCATTTTAGGACTAATTTTTGTTGCTTGTACAGCTAAGAAAGCGGTGGTGGTAGAAGAAGTTGTAGATATGACTAATTTTACTCCTGAATTAGTTCAAGGAAAAACTATTTATGAAGCAAAGTGTGGTAAATGTCACGATTTACCAAGACCAGCAGCATATACAAAAGATAAATGGACGCCAATTATGAATAGTATGGCTAAAAAAGCTAAAATTTCTGATGAGGATAGAGAATTGGTGTATAATTATGTTACGATGAATCTATAG
- the trmD gene encoding tRNA (guanosine(37)-N1)-methyltransferase TrmD, which yields MRIDIITVLPELIKSPFEASILKRAIEKGLVEVHFHNLRDYTTNKQKSVDDYQYGGGAGMVMSIQPIDDCISKLKSERNYDEVIYMTPDGETLNQSMANGMSMLKNIIILCGHYKGVDQRVRDQFITKEISIGDYVLSGGELGAAVLCDSIIRLIPGVLNDETSALTDSFQDNLLSPPIYTRPAEYKGWKIPDILLSGNFPKIEEWREQKAYEHTKNRRPDLLEE from the coding sequence ATGCGCATTGACATCATTACCGTTTTACCAGAACTAATTAAAAGTCCGTTTGAAGCTTCAATATTAAAAAGAGCTATCGAAAAAGGATTGGTTGAAGTTCATTTTCACAATTTAAGAGATTACACTACAAATAAACAAAAAAGTGTAGACGATTATCAATATGGCGGTGGTGCCGGAATGGTTATGAGCATTCAACCTATAGATGATTGTATTTCGAAATTAAAAAGCGAACGCAACTATGATGAAGTGATTTACATGACTCCAGACGGAGAGACCTTAAATCAAAGTATGGCTAATGGGATGTCCATGTTAAAAAACATCATCATTCTTTGCGGACATTATAAAGGTGTAGACCAAAGAGTTCGTGATCAATTCATTACAAAAGAAATTTCCATTGGTGATTACGTTCTTTCTGGTGGTGAACTTGGAGCTGCTGTGCTTTGCGATAGTATTATTAGACTTATACCTGGTGTTTTAAACGATGAGACTTCAGCATTAACTGATAGTTTTCAAGACAATTTACTTTCTCCTCCAATATACACAAGACCTGCAGAATATAAAGGTTGGAAAATTCCAGATATTCTTTTAAGTGGAAATTTTCCTAAAATTGAGGAATGGCGTGAACAAAAAGCATACGAACACACAAAAAACAGAAGACCAGATTTGTTAGAAGAGTAA
- a CDS encoding NADP-dependent isocitrate dehydrogenase, with protein MSNKSKIIYTITDEAPMLATHSFLPIVKAFSKPANIDLETRDISLAGRILANFPEFLKEDQKIGDALSELGTLATSPDANIIKLPNISASVPQLKEAIAELQSQGFAIPNFPEDAQSDEEKTIKAKYAKVLGSAVNPVLREGNSDRRAPKAVKNYAKAHPHSMGAWTSDSKSHVSHMNEGDFYGTEQSVCIKDNGSFTIEFTDANGTTKILKDVSPLKAGEIIDSSVMNMNKLRAFIATQVEDAKASGVLFSVHLKATMMKISDPILFSAFVEVYFKDVFAKYADLFNELGVNTKNGLGDVYAKIAGHAKQAEVEAALTAAMENGPALAMVNSDKGITNLHVPSDVIIDASMPAMIRNSGQMWNAAGKSQDTKAIIPDRCYAGIYQATIDFCKANGALDPKTMGSVPNVGLMAQKAEEYGSHDKTFQMDANGTVKVKDANGTILMEQVVEAGDIFRMCQVKDAPIQDWVKLAVNRAKATGVPTIFWLDENRAHDRQVIEKVNLYLKNHDTTGLDIRIMNPVDATKFSLERIVKGLDTVSVTGNVLRDYLTDLFPILEVGTSAKMLSIVPLMNGGGLFETGAGGSAPKHIEQFIEEGYLRWDSLGEFLALGVSYEHLGNVFNNPKALVLSETLDEATEKFLENDKSPARRLGSIDNRGSHFYLALYWANALANQNKDAELKAIFAPIANDLNVNEAKINEELIAAQGKPQQIGGYYHPNFELTDKAMRPSATLNGILAKLQ; from the coding sequence ATGTCTAACAAATCTAAAATTATTTACACAATTACAGATGAGGCGCCAATGTTGGCAACACATTCATTTTTACCAATAGTAAAAGCTTTTTCAAAGCCAGCAAATATTGATTTAGAAACAAGAGACATTTCGTTAGCCGGGAGAATCTTAGCCAACTTTCCAGAATTCTTAAAGGAAGATCAAAAAATAGGTGATGCTCTATCAGAATTAGGAACACTAGCAACTTCACCAGACGCTAACATCATTAAATTACCAAATATATCAGCTTCTGTACCTCAATTAAAAGAAGCAATTGCTGAATTACAATCACAAGGTTTTGCAATTCCTAATTTTCCAGAAGACGCACAATCTGATGAAGAAAAAACAATAAAAGCAAAATATGCAAAAGTTTTAGGTTCTGCAGTAAACCCAGTACTTCGTGAAGGAAACTCTGATAGACGTGCTCCAAAAGCGGTTAAAAACTACGCCAAAGCACATCCGCATTCAATGGGAGCTTGGACATCAGATTCAAAATCGCATGTTTCACATATGAACGAAGGCGACTTTTATGGAACTGAACAATCTGTTTGTATTAAAGATAATGGAAGTTTTACTATTGAATTTACAGATGCAAATGGTACAACGAAAATACTAAAAGATGTTTCACCTTTAAAAGCAGGAGAAATTATTGACAGTTCGGTAATGAATATGAATAAATTGAGAGCTTTCATTGCTACTCAAGTAGAAGATGCAAAAGCAAGTGGAGTTTTATTCTCAGTGCACTTAAAAGCTACTATGATGAAGATTTCAGATCCAATTCTTTTTAGCGCATTTGTAGAAGTTTATTTTAAAGATGTTTTTGCAAAATATGCCGATTTATTTAATGAATTAGGTGTAAATACTAAAAATGGTTTAGGTGATGTATATGCAAAAATTGCTGGACACGCTAAACAAGCGGAAGTAGAAGCTGCTTTAACGGCTGCTATGGAAAACGGACCAGCTTTAGCGATGGTAAATTCTGATAAAGGAATTACTAACTTACACGTTCCTTCTGATGTAATTATTGATGCTTCAATGCCTGCAATGATTCGTAACTCAGGACAAATGTGGAATGCAGCTGGAAAATCTCAAGATACTAAAGCTATTATTCCAGACAGATGTTATGCTGGAATTTATCAAGCTACAATTGATTTTTGTAAAGCAAACGGCGCATTAGATCCAAAAACAATGGGAAGTGTTCCTAATGTAGGCTTAATGGCTCAAAAGGCTGAAGAATATGGCTCGCATGACAAAACATTCCAAATGGATGCCAATGGAACTGTTAAAGTTAAAGATGCTAACGGAACTATTTTAATGGAACAAGTAGTTGAAGCTGGAGATATTTTTAGAATGTGTCAAGTTAAAGACGCGCCTATACAAGACTGGGTAAAATTAGCAGTTAACAGAGCAAAAGCTACTGGTGTTCCAACTATTTTTTGGTTAGATGAAAACAGAGCTCACGATAGACAAGTTATTGAAAAAGTAAATTTATATTTAAAAAATCATGATACTACTGGATTAGATATCCGTATTATGAATCCAGTGGATGCTACTAAATTCTCATTAGAAAGAATTGTTAAAGGTTTGGATACTGTTTCGGTTACTGGTAATGTTTTACGAGATTACTTAACGGATTTATTCCCAATTTTAGAAGTTGGAACATCTGCAAAAATGTTATCTATTGTTCCATTAATGAATGGTGGTGGATTATTTGAAACTGGTGCAGGTGGATCAGCTCCAAAACATATTGAACAATTTATTGAAGAAGGATATTTACGTTGGGATTCATTAGGTGAATTTTTAGCATTAGGTGTTTCATATGAACACTTAGGAAACGTATTTAATAATCCAAAAGCGTTAGTTTTATCTGAAACTTTAGATGAAGCTACCGAGAAGTTTTTAGAAAATGATAAATCTCCTGCAAGAAGACTTGGAAGTATAGATAATAGAGGATCTCATTTCTATTTAGCCTTATACTGGGCAAATGCTTTGGCAAACCAAAATAAAGATGCAGAATTAAAAGCAATCTTCGCTCCTATTGCAAATGATTTAAATGTTAATGAAGCTAAAATTAATGAAGAATTAATTGCAGCTCAAGGAAAGCCTCAACAAATTGGCGGTTATTATCATCCAAACTTTGAGTTAACAGATAAAGCAATGCGCCCAAGTGCTACACTAAACGGTATTTTGGCTAAATTACAATAG
- a CDS encoding ABC transporter ATP-binding protein produces the protein MKELQYLNKYFIKYKYRFFLGIIITIVAQIFSLFTPELIGNSIKTIEEFTKQENISLALVKKELFYNVILILVTTIIAGFLTFLMRQTLIVMSRFIEFDLKNEVYNHYQKLSQSFYKQNRTGDLMSRISEDVGKVRMYVGPAVMYSLNTFIRFTVVIIYMYNISPELTLYSLLPLPLLSYGVFKISSEIHKRSSEFQKNLSTLSSFAQEIFSGIRVIKAYAIEKEKEKEFEALTHESKNKSMSLVKVNSLFGPLMILLIGLSNLVVIYVGGTMYIDGKIESIGVIAQFILYINMLTWPVASLGWVSSLVQEAEASQKRLNEFLKITPSIQNTSSQHDEIVGKIEFKNATFTYDDTNITALKNISFEINPGETLAILGKTGSGKSSILTLVSRMYDVTKGSILIDNKLIQDVNLNDLRNNISVVPQDAFLFSDTIKNNIKFGNENATDNEVIDAAKKAIVHNNIINFTNQYDTILGERGITLSGGQKQRVSIARALIKNAPILLLDDCLSAVDTETEEAILNSLTKYCKNKTTILVSHRVSSAKNATKIIILDEGQIIQQGTHNQLLEQEGYYKDLYNKQLSEKEIVN, from the coding sequence ATGAAAGAATTACAATATTTAAACAAATATTTTATCAAATATAAATACCGTTTTTTTCTTGGTATTATTATTACAATTGTCGCACAAATATTTTCTTTATTCACTCCTGAATTAATTGGAAATTCTATAAAGACCATTGAAGAATTTACTAAGCAAGAAAATATTTCTTTAGCATTAGTAAAAAAAGAATTGTTCTATAACGTTATTCTTATACTCGTAACTACAATTATTGCTGGTTTTTTAACTTTTTTAATGAGACAAACCCTTATTGTTATGTCGAGATTCATTGAATTTGATTTAAAAAACGAAGTTTACAATCATTATCAAAAATTATCTCAAAGTTTCTATAAACAAAATAGAACAGGTGATTTAATGAGTAGAATAAGTGAAGATGTAGGAAAAGTGAGAATGTACGTGGGGCCAGCTGTAATGTATTCTTTAAATACATTCATCCGTTTTACAGTTGTTATTATATATATGTATAATATTTCTCCTGAATTAACTTTATACTCTTTATTGCCTTTACCACTTTTATCGTATGGTGTTTTCAAAATTAGCTCTGAAATACATAAACGAAGTAGTGAATTTCAAAAAAACCTTTCTACATTATCATCATTTGCACAAGAAATATTTTCTGGAATACGAGTAATTAAAGCTTATGCAATTGAAAAAGAAAAAGAAAAAGAGTTTGAAGCTTTAACGCATGAAAGCAAAAATAAATCAATGTCTTTGGTTAAAGTAAACTCATTATTTGGACCATTGATGATATTACTTATTGGGTTGAGCAATTTAGTAGTCATTTATGTAGGTGGAACTATGTATATTGATGGTAAAATTGAAAGTATTGGTGTTATCGCACAGTTTATTTTATACATCAACATGTTAACTTGGCCTGTAGCTTCTTTAGGTTGGGTTTCTTCATTAGTACAAGAAGCAGAAGCATCTCAAAAAAGATTAAATGAATTTTTAAAAATTACACCTTCAATTCAAAACACTTCATCTCAACATGATGAAATAGTTGGTAAAATTGAATTCAAGAATGCAACTTTTACCTATGATGATACAAATATAACTGCTTTAAAAAATATTTCTTTTGAAATAAACCCAGGTGAAACACTTGCAATTCTTGGAAAAACTGGATCTGGAAAATCATCAATTCTTACGCTAGTAAGTAGAATGTATGATGTTACAAAAGGTTCTATTTTAATTGACAACAAATTAATTCAAGATGTTAATCTTAACGATTTAAGAAACAACATTAGCGTTGTTCCTCAAGACGCATTTTTATTTTCAGACACTATAAAGAACAATATTAAATTTGGTAATGAAAATGCAACTGATAATGAAGTAATAGATGCAGCTAAAAAAGCAATTGTTCACAACAACATAATTAATTTCACCAATCAATACGATACTATTTTAGGAGAACGAGGAATTACTTTATCTGGTGGGCAAAAACAAAGGGTTTCAATTGCTAGAGCGTTAATAAAAAATGCGCCTATTTTATTATTAGACGATTGTTTAAGCGCTGTAGATACAGAAACGGAAGAAGCAATTTTAAATAGTTTAACAAAATATTGTAAAAACAAAACTACAATTCTTGTCAGTCATAGAGTATCTTCTGCTAAAAATGCTACTAAAATTATTATACTCGACGAAGGACAAATTATACAACAAGGTACTCATAATCAATTACTCGAGCAAGAAGGCTACTATAAAGATTTATACAACAAACAACTTTCAGAAAAAGAAATTGTTAATTAA